In Deltaproteobacteria bacterium, a single genomic region encodes these proteins:
- a CDS encoding NAD(P)/FAD-dependent oxidoreductase: MRVVIIGAGPAGLTVAETLRNYDMDSEIVLYAAEPFPPYAPPAIVDYLVSGREETLFWKGKEFCDQLRIDYRPGISIQAVETDNHDVVEANNRKVHYDTLVIATGSRLYAPIEGSDLPGIYNFKSLTAARSLMEKVRQGQLGSAVIVGAGFIGMEVSLLLRQLGLAVTIIEMQDRVMPRVLDRETADMALGTLKARGVEVRLDTKAVTFEGEREVEGVRLDSGEIVQGEVYVAASGVKPNTEFLNGSGIDLGWGVVVDDYLRTSRGDVYAAGDVAETHDLLTGERYVHAIFPNAVAQGRIVAANIMGKETRYEGAESMNSLKHLGLPLVAVGHMHADEELRFRCGNVLRKIFLKDGRIVGFRLTGDIRGAGVYRSLMLRRVDVAAYKDRLLSDRFGIADLMIPY, from the coding sequence ATGCGCGTAGTCATTATTGGAGCCGGCCCGGCCGGCCTTACTGTGGCTGAGACTCTGCGCAATTACGACATGGACAGTGAGATTGTTCTGTATGCCGCAGAACCTTTCCCGCCGTACGCCCCCCCGGCCATAGTAGATTATCTGGTATCCGGAAGAGAAGAGACTCTTTTTTGGAAAGGAAAGGAGTTCTGTGATCAGTTGAGAATAGATTATCGGCCAGGGATTTCTATCCAAGCAGTGGAGACTGACAATCATGATGTAGTGGAGGCGAACAACCGCAAAGTTCACTATGACACCCTGGTCATTGCCACTGGCAGCAGGTTGTATGCCCCAATTGAGGGTTCTGACCTGCCAGGAATCTACAACTTCAAGTCTCTGACTGCTGCCAGGTCATTGATGGAAAAGGTGCGTCAAGGGCAGCTGGGCAGTGCTGTCATTGTGGGTGCGGGTTTTATTGGCATGGAAGTTTCTTTGCTGTTGCGGCAGCTTGGCCTGGCAGTGACAATCATTGAGATGCAGGACAGGGTGATGCCTCGGGTGCTGGATAGAGAGACTGCAGATATGGCCCTGGGCACATTGAAAGCACGCGGTGTTGAAGTTCGTCTCGATACAAAGGCAGTGACATTTGAAGGAGAAAGGGAAGTGGAGGGTGTTCGACTTGACTCCGGGGAAATAGTGCAAGGAGAGGTGTACGTGGCAGCTAGTGGAGTCAAGCCGAACACGGAATTTCTCAATGGTTCTGGAATCGACCTGGGGTGGGGTGTGGTGGTTGACGACTACTTGCGGACCAGCAGAGGTGATGTGTACGCAGCAGGCGATGTGGCGGAAACGCACGACCTGCTCACAGGAGAAAGGTATGTCCATGCCATATTCCCCAATGCAGTGGCCCAGGGTCGCATTGTTGCTGCCAACATCATGGGCAAAGAAACACGTTATGAGGGTGCCGAGAGTATGAACAGCCTGAAGCATTTAGGACTGCCCCTGGTGGCGGTTGGACACATGCATGCAGATGAGGAGCTGCGCTTTCGCTGCGGCAATGTGTTGCGGAAGATATTTCTCAAAGACGGTCGTATCGTCGGCTTCCGACTGACCGGAGATATCAGAGGAGCGGGAGTCTATCGAAGCCTGATGCTGAGAAGGGTGGATGTGGCTGCTTACAAGGACAGGCTCCTCAGTGATCGTTTTGGCATTGCTGATCTGATGATTCCTTACTAA
- a CDS encoding CGGC domain-containing protein, which produces MKKVMVIGCGAYMDSGYGCPGEWRCLKAASLGEGSFDEPSQVVSFVKCTCPGRSLAANVGMAMKLSEMKPDAIYLSSCLANAKPDCPYGSAEQFAQILENKFQVPIVLGTHDYH; this is translated from the coding sequence ATGAAGAAGGTTATGGTGATTGGCTGTGGTGCTTATATGGACAGCGGCTATGGCTGTCCGGGTGAGTGGCGCTGTCTGAAAGCTGCCAGCCTTGGTGAGGGTAGTTTTGATGAGCCTTCCCAGGTCGTCTCATTTGTAAAATGCACCTGTCCAGGACGGAGTCTAGCCGCCAACGTAGGCATGGCCATGAAGCTTTCGGAGATGAAGCCGGATGCCATTTATCTGAGTTCCTGTCTGGCAAACGCCAAGCCGGATTGCCCTTATGGCAGTGCTGAACAGTTTGCCCAGATACTGGAGAATAAATTCCAGGTCCCCATAGTTCTGGGCACCCATGACTATCACTGA
- a CDS encoding bifunctional nuclease family protein: MLRRMKISVLTLDPETKTPIVVLKDPETETFLHMSIGIAEATAIATELEGIRFTRPMTHDLLKNLTIKFGIRVIGVEVCDLRDRTFYAWIYLSVNGKRTRVDSRPSDALALALRTNAPIYVNERVFEKLERGRRAAEAAIEDRHADKWTEILENMSPEDFGKYKM; the protein is encoded by the coding sequence ATGCTAAGGAGAATGAAGATCAGTGTTCTCACCTTGGATCCAGAGACCAAGACGCCCATAGTTGTGCTCAAGGATCCAGAGACTGAAACATTTTTGCACATGAGTATCGGCATTGCCGAGGCCACCGCAATTGCTACAGAATTAGAAGGTATAAGATTCACCCGCCCCATGACCCATGATTTGCTCAAGAATCTCACCATCAAGTTTGGCATCCGTGTCATTGGAGTAGAGGTCTGCGATCTTCGGGACAGGACCTTTTACGCCTGGATTTACCTCAGTGTGAACGGCAAAAGAACGCGGGTAGATTCACGCCCGAGTGATGCCCTGGCTCTAGCCTTGCGCACTAATGCTCCCATTTATGTAAACGAGCGAGTGTTTGAAAAACTGGAGAGAGGAAGACGGGCTGCCGAAGCGGCAATTGAAGACAGGCATGCAGATAAATGGACAGAAATACTAGAAAATATGTCACCAGAAGATTTTGGCAAGTATAAAATGTGA
- the nifU gene encoding Fe-S cluster assembly protein NifU, translating into MWEYTDKVREYFNNPRNVGDIEDADGVGEVGSLACGDALRLTFKVDDEGRITEAKFQTFGCASAIASSSALTELIIGKTLEEAEKITNKDIVEFLGGLPQQKMHCSVMGQEALRAAIANYRGEKLPKEDSEIVCECFGITENEIEEAIRQNELTTLEQITDYTKAGGGCESCHERIEAILERILQEDGKRKPSQEAAARRPLTNVQKIKLVEQTLERDIKPELAKDGGGIELVDIVGDRVLVSLTGTCATCMASQITLKDYVENKLREMVSDALVVEEVQG; encoded by the coding sequence ATGTGGGAATACACTGATAAGGTGCGAGAATATTTTAACAATCCTCGCAACGTAGGAGATATAGAAGATGCAGACGGGGTTGGCGAGGTTGGCTCTCTTGCCTGTGGTGACGCCTTGAGACTCACTTTCAAAGTCGATGACGAAGGCAGGATAACAGAGGCCAAGTTCCAAACCTTTGGCTGTGCCAGCGCCATTGCCTCTTCTTCAGCCCTCACAGAGTTGATTATAGGGAAGACCCTGGAAGAGGCTGAAAAGATTACCAACAAGGACATAGTGGAGTTTCTCGGCGGACTGCCGCAGCAAAAGATGCACTGTTCAGTGATGGGACAGGAAGCACTTCGGGCCGCTATTGCCAATTATCGGGGTGAAAAACTCCCCAAAGAGGACTCAGAGATAGTATGCGAGTGTTTTGGCATTACTGAAAATGAAATTGAGGAGGCAATACGACAAAACGAGCTCACTACCCTGGAGCAAATCACCGATTACACCAAAGCTGGAGGAGGCTGCGAATCCTGCCACGAACGAATCGAGGCCATACTTGAGCGAATACTGCAAGAAGATGGCAAAAGGAAACCGAGCCAAGAGGCAGCGGCCCGTCGGCCACTCACCAATGTGCAGAAGATCAAGCTGGTGGAACAGACTCTTGAACGGGACATCAAGCCTGAACTGGCAAAGGATGGTGGCGGCATCGAACTGGTGGATATTGTGGGAGACCGCGTCCTGGTGTCTCTGACAGGTACGTGCGCCACCTGCATGGCTTCGCAGATTACTCTGAAGGACTACGTGGAGAACAAACTTCGAGAGATGGTGAGTGATGCCCTCGTGGTTGAGGAGGTGCAGGGATGA
- a CDS encoding 4Fe-4S binding protein: MKTVFVNPERCLGCHQCEIACAVAHSSSKEVSLALWEEPLPRRRIHVEPGPTYNTSFANKCRHCNPAPCEQVCPTGAIHRQQDHDLVLITATKCIACAMCAMVCPFDVLTYYPVAETGPQRVVAVKCDGCVDRLSRGDIPACVEACKAEALVFGELNELLKAGRLRESYAVVAATTMMEGQAPAVPETVHAWRAWGASAEEATQGGGER; the protein is encoded by the coding sequence ATGAAGACTGTATTCGTCAATCCAGAACGTTGCCTTGGCTGTCACCAGTGCGAAATCGCCTGTGCAGTGGCACACTCTTCCAGTAAAGAGGTGTCACTGGCGCTCTGGGAAGAGCCTCTGCCCAGGCGGCGAATCCACGTAGAACCCGGCCCCACGTACAATACCTCATTTGCAAACAAGTGTCGTCACTGCAACCCGGCTCCCTGTGAGCAGGTTTGCCCTACTGGCGCCATCCATCGGCAGCAGGATCATGATCTGGTGCTCATCACAGCAACAAAATGTATTGCCTGCGCCATGTGCGCTATGGTGTGTCCTTTTGATGTGCTGACCTACTATCCCGTAGCAGAGACAGGCCCCCAACGGGTGGTGGCAGTGAAGTGTGACGGCTGTGTGGATCGTCTCAGCCGTGGCGATATCCCTGCCTGTGTGGAAGCCTGCAAGGCGGAGGCCCTGGTGTTTGGCGAGCTGAACGAACTCCTGAAAGCAGGAAGGTTGCGTGAGTCCTACGCAGTTGTTGCTGCCACAACCATGATGGAGGGCCAGGCTCCAGCGGTACCCGAGACAGTGCATGCCTGGCGAGCCTGGGGTGCATCTGCAGAGGAAGCAACGCAAGGGGGAGGTGAGCGATGA
- a CDS encoding methyltransferase domain-containing protein — MNIRVDPDWWKEIFDEVYLLTDARSVCDEEITRLEVDIIEELLQIRPGQRILDLCGGHGRHSLELCARGFNGCTLLDYSHCLLEIAKARAAEFGYSMEFTRGDARETGLPAATFDHVLIMGNSLGYAAEPEADARILAEANRVLRPGGTILVDVANGRAVKESFTSSAWHEIGDDIIVCRERELQHDRVLAREVVVSKKRGLVRDCTYAMRLYFPESLEALLREAAFESIIVRTRFAPHRRKGDYGFMNKRMLATGCKR; from the coding sequence ATGAACATAAGAGTGGACCCTGACTGGTGGAAAGAGATCTTCGACGAGGTCTACCTTCTCACTGATGCGCGATCGGTGTGCGATGAGGAGATTACCAGGCTGGAGGTGGATATCATAGAGGAGTTGTTGCAAATACGGCCGGGACAAAGGATCCTGGATCTCTGTGGCGGCCACGGCAGACATAGCCTGGAGCTCTGTGCTAGAGGGTTCAATGGCTGTACTCTGCTCGACTACTCGCATTGCCTCCTGGAGATTGCCAAAGCAAGGGCGGCAGAATTTGGCTATTCCATGGAATTTACCCGGGGTGACGCCAGAGAAACCGGACTGCCGGCTGCAACCTTTGACCATGTACTCATAATGGGGAACTCACTCGGCTATGCGGCTGAACCTGAAGCCGATGCCAGAATTTTGGCGGAGGCCAACAGGGTGCTGCGGCCTGGCGGTACTATCCTGGTGGACGTGGCAAACGGCAGAGCAGTAAAAGAGTCTTTTACTTCCTCAGCCTGGCACGAGATCGGGGATGATATCATAGTCTGCCGCGAGCGGGAACTGCAGCATGACAGGGTGCTGGCGCGTGAAGTCGTTGTCAGCAAGAAAAGGGGGTTAGTGCGGGACTGTACCTATGCAATGCGCTTATATTTCCCGGAATCTCTAGAAGCTCTCCTAAGAGAGGCCGCTTTTGAGAGCATCATCGTACGCACCCGTTTTGCGCCCCACAGGAGGAAAGGTGACTACGGATTCATGAACAAACGGATGCTTGCCACTGGCTGTAAACGATAA
- a CDS encoding DUF885 family protein → MTVSAVHTLATDYFEYLARCFPVMCASDEFHFLPRAQAARRYYEELDDLGRQKIQEVVAALRRFKEDFRAVRTQERDLEAHLDKVLLLGSVAGVLLEFAENRSWQHNPLLYLKIAFIGLDHALTKPAAGSDERRSRVESRLSTIPRLLHQGKENIKSVPASYHQAALLMIGDCRAYLEEISAGLAAEGGRTLQQRIEAVAASLAEFASFLTSLSPVPDKGFSGMAVERTLREHFLSNRSLPEVFQIAQEEWRENLEELERLRHRVDSSKSWQSLYQDYFPAAAEERDTITLYRQEVESLQQFFLEQGLGLGMADGGLLVCETPRYLKSVRSAASFAAAFSDDAAEKDYFYITTTLPGNRAAAATDLLRKRLHKEFKFLTAHETIPGHYLLDAMRRTLANPVRRQIESPLFYEGWAYYAESLLGDYGYVESSLDKLVDCKRRLWRAARCQIDVGLATGLLSFEQGVQLLTTTGFSPEEAVNQIHRFRLNPGYQLCYTLGRFEIMKLKEKYGRRFGNAAFHHNMLTGGELPFHLIDKRFASMDGRGKEHMEE, encoded by the coding sequence ATGACTGTCTCTGCTGTGCACACTCTGGCCACAGACTACTTCGAATATCTGGCGCGGTGTTTCCCGGTGATGTGCGCCAGCGATGAGTTCCATTTTCTTCCCCGGGCCCAGGCTGCCAGGCGATATTATGAAGAGCTGGATGATTTGGGTCGGCAAAAGATCCAGGAAGTTGTGGCTGCCTTGAGGAGGTTTAAAGAAGACTTTCGAGCAGTGAGGACCCAGGAAAGGGATCTGGAAGCGCATCTGGACAAGGTCTTGCTGCTTGGTAGTGTGGCCGGTGTCTTGCTGGAGTTTGCTGAGAACCGCTCCTGGCAGCACAATCCACTGCTTTATCTCAAGATTGCCTTCATCGGCCTCGATCATGCTCTGACAAAGCCGGCTGCCGGCAGTGATGAACGCAGAAGCAGGGTTGAATCACGGTTGAGTACAATTCCCAGACTTCTCCACCAGGGCAAAGAAAACATAAAATCTGTACCGGCAAGTTATCACCAGGCCGCCTTGTTGATGATAGGAGACTGCCGCGCCTACCTGGAGGAGATTTCTGCCGGTCTCGCCGCAGAAGGAGGGCGGACTTTGCAGCAGAGAATTGAGGCGGTTGCGGCAAGCCTCGCTGAGTTTGCAAGTTTTCTCACATCTCTCTCGCCAGTTCCAGACAAGGGCTTCTCTGGGATGGCTGTGGAACGCACTTTGCGGGAGCATTTCCTCTCCAACCGCTCCTTGCCCGAGGTTTTTCAGATTGCCCAGGAAGAATGGAGGGAGAATCTCGAAGAGCTGGAAAGATTGCGCCACCGGGTAGATAGCTCGAAATCATGGCAGTCGCTTTACCAGGATTACTTTCCCGCCGCAGCAGAAGAAAGGGATACCATAACCCTGTACCGGCAGGAGGTGGAGTCCCTGCAGCAGTTTTTCCTGGAACAGGGACTTGGCCTTGGCATGGCAGACGGCGGGTTGCTGGTTTGTGAAACCCCCAGATATCTGAAATCAGTTCGCAGTGCAGCTTCTTTTGCCGCCGCCTTCAGCGATGATGCAGCGGAGAAGGACTACTTCTACATTACCACCACCTTGCCAGGCAACAGAGCTGCCGCCGCCACAGATCTCCTCAGAAAGAGGCTTCACAAGGAATTCAAGTTTCTTACTGCCCATGAGACGATTCCAGGACATTACTTGCTGGACGCCATGCGGAGAACTTTGGCCAATCCAGTGAGACGTCAAATCGAGTCGCCGCTATTCTACGAGGGCTGGGCATACTATGCAGAATCCCTTCTGGGCGATTACGGCTATGTGGAAAGTTCTCTGGACAAACTAGTGGATTGCAAGCGGCGCCTATGGAGAGCGGCCAGATGTCAAATAGATGTGGGCCTGGCAACGGGTCTGCTCAGCTTCGAGCAAGGAGTTCAGCTGCTCACCACTACTGGATTCAGTCCAGAAGAGGCGGTAAACCAGATTCATAGATTCCGCCTGAATCCGGGCTACCAACTCTGTTACACTCTTGGACGCTTCGAGATCATGAAACTGAAGGAAAAATATGGCCGCCGCTTTGGCAATGCTGCATTTCACCACAACATGCTGACTGGTGGCGAGCTGCCTTTTCATCTCATAGACAAGAGATTTGCCAGCATGGATGGCAGGGGAAAAGAGCACATGGAGGAGTAA
- the cooS gene encoding anaerobic carbon-monoxide dehydrogenase catalytic subunit encodes MKTIFPVDFQRMSVHKDSQAMLRRASEEGIETVWDRLAKQEPQCGYCSLGLSCRNCAMGPCRVDPFGDGPQKGVCGADADVIVARNLGRAIAAGASAHSDHGRDILEVFHATAAGETTGYQIADEGKLKAIAADYGVELEDRSTREVALEVAEAIMEDYGTRKGSLGFLKRVPAKRLAVWQKLDILPRGIDRENVEMLHRTHMGVDNDYVNILLHCLRTSLSDGWGGSMVATELSDVMFGTPKPVSSEMNLGVLKADEVNIALHGHNPVLSDVIVQASQDPELLNLAKEQGAAGINLVGLCCTGNELLMRRGIPMAGNHLIQELVIMTGALDAMVVDYQCIMPSVTDVAKCFHTAVISTFDKAKFPGAIHITFDPHRGIEIGKEIVRRAVQAYAGRVADKVYIPGEPIPMMAGFSVEAIVEALGGSPEPLLAAIKDGKIRGAVGVVGCNNPKIKQDFGHVQLCRRLIENDILVVVTGCAAVANGKAGQMRPEAADMAGPGLAGICKALGIPPVLHMGSCVDNTRILVLAAALANQLDVDISQLPLAAAAPEWYSEKAAAIGTYAVASGIYTVLGVQPPIFGSKNVVQLLAEGLEDVVGATFAIEPDAERAASLIRRHIEVKRRELGLPYHDPQTIPLPERGREKSPAVA; translated from the coding sequence ATGAAAACGATTTTCCCGGTCGATTTTCAGCGTATGAGTGTGCACAAAGACAGTCAGGCCATGTTGAGGCGTGCCAGCGAGGAAGGCATCGAGACCGTGTGGGATCGACTGGCCAAGCAAGAGCCCCAGTGCGGCTACTGCTCGCTGGGACTGAGCTGCCGCAACTGTGCCATGGGACCCTGCAGGGTGGACCCCTTCGGAGATGGCCCGCAGAAGGGCGTCTGCGGAGCTGACGCTGACGTAATTGTGGCGCGCAACCTGGGGCGTGCTATTGCGGCTGGAGCTTCGGCTCACTCGGACCACGGGCGCGATATCCTCGAGGTGTTTCACGCCACTGCAGCGGGTGAGACAACAGGATACCAAATCGCCGACGAAGGAAAGCTGAAAGCTATTGCTGCGGACTATGGTGTTGAGCTGGAGGACCGTTCTACCAGGGAAGTTGCTTTGGAGGTGGCTGAGGCCATAATGGAAGATTATGGCACCAGGAAAGGATCTCTGGGTTTTCTCAAACGCGTCCCAGCCAAGCGTCTGGCAGTCTGGCAGAAGCTAGACATCCTACCTCGGGGCATCGATAGGGAGAACGTGGAGATGCTGCACCGAACACACATGGGCGTAGACAACGACTACGTCAACATCTTGCTTCACTGTCTGCGAACGAGCCTGTCCGACGGCTGGGGCGGCTCCATGGTTGCCACGGAGCTTTCGGATGTAATGTTTGGCACACCCAAACCAGTGAGCTCAGAAATGAATCTGGGAGTGCTGAAAGCTGACGAAGTGAACATCGCCCTGCACGGGCATAACCCGGTGCTCTCGGACGTGATAGTGCAGGCTTCTCAGGATCCGGAGCTGCTGAATCTGGCAAAGGAGCAAGGAGCGGCGGGCATCAACCTGGTGGGGCTGTGTTGTACTGGCAACGAACTGCTGATGAGACGCGGCATTCCTATGGCGGGCAATCATTTGATTCAGGAGCTGGTTATAATGACTGGTGCTTTGGATGCTATGGTTGTTGACTACCAGTGCATCATGCCTTCGGTAACCGATGTTGCCAAATGCTTTCACACCGCAGTGATCTCGACCTTTGACAAGGCCAAGTTTCCGGGCGCCATTCACATAACCTTTGATCCGCACCGCGGTATAGAGATCGGCAAGGAGATCGTCCGTCGGGCTGTGCAAGCCTATGCAGGAAGGGTTGCAGACAAAGTATACATTCCCGGGGAGCCAATACCAATGATGGCGGGTTTTTCAGTGGAGGCAATAGTGGAAGCCCTGGGAGGTAGCCCCGAACCGCTGCTTGCTGCTATCAAGGATGGCAAGATCAGAGGTGCGGTGGGGGTTGTTGGTTGCAACAATCCAAAAATCAAGCAGGACTTTGGCCATGTGCAGCTCTGCCGCAGACTCATTGAAAACGATATCCTGGTAGTGGTTACAGGGTGCGCCGCAGTCGCCAACGGCAAGGCCGGCCAGATGAGGCCCGAAGCGGCGGATATGGCTGGTCCTGGACTGGCCGGCATTTGTAAGGCCTTGGGTATTCCTCCGGTTCTGCATATGGGGTCCTGTGTTGACAATACCCGCATTTTGGTGTTGGCAGCGGCCCTGGCCAATCAGTTGGATGTGGATATCAGCCAATTGCCATTGGCCGCGGCCGCGCCCGAGTGGTATTCGGAAAAGGCGGCTGCCATTGGAACGTATGCCGTTGCCAGCGGAATCTACACTGTACTCGGGGTGCAGCCCCCTATCTTCGGCAGCAAGAATGTGGTGCAGCTTCTGGCTGAAGGTCTTGAGGATGTGGTGGGAGCTACCTTTGCCATTGAACCTGATGCCGAGCGGGCCGCCAGCCTGATTCGTCGACACATTGAGGTTAAACGGAGGGAATTGGGGTTGCCTTATCATGATCCGCAAACAATTCCCCTGCCTGAAAGGGGCAGGGAAAAGAGCCCGGCGGTGGCCTAG